In Ignavibacteriales bacterium, the genomic window CGCCGCCGTGGATACGATCGGTGAAAGCACGAGAATAAGTCAATGAGCCGGTGATAAAGTTCGGAGAATAATTACCACCTGTACCTTCGGGTAAATTTGTGGTTGTAATCGGAATATCTCCGAAGTTTAGCGAGCGTATTGCAAAACCAAAAGTACCTACATCACCGAATGAAGATGAAACCGCGAAGTAGCTAAGATTGATATCTGCGATATAAGAGAGAGAAGAGAACATAACTTCTACACTCCCTTGGTTTGAGACACCTGCGGGATTCCAATGAATTGCTTCAACTCCAGATGCAAGTGCGTTAATTGAACCCGAAAGAGCAGAACCACGGGATCCAACCGGAATGATTAATTCCGATGCACCTGCAGTGCCAACGCGTTTATCTGATCCGCCGTAGAGTAAACCGACAGAGAATAAAAGCGGCACCAAAAGGAGGAGAATAACGGTAACATAATTTCGTTTTTTCATTTTAAACTCTCCTGTTAAATATTCATTTATTATCATAATATTTAATTAATCGATTAGAAATTATCTAATCGTTCTTCAGCCATTATAATTGCAACTTTCAGAATTTTTTCACCAATACCCGGCATCTCGATATGTACGATATACATACCACTTGCCACCGGCAGGTTATTTTTATTCCTGAGATCCCAATCTGTCGTTGTTAGATTGTCATCTTTATCAATCACTCGCACCATATCAGATGCAAGATTGAAAATTCTTATAGTTGCAGTCTTCGGAAGGTTTGTAAATCTGATTATTCTTCCGAACTGATTTTGTTCATAAGCATTAGCACCAAAGTATGGATTAGGAACTGCCATGATATTTTTGATATCATCTTTTTGTAATTCCGCATTCTCAACGGGCTTGGAAGTCGTAATTTCATAGACATCATTAGCCCCTAAAGGTATCAATGGTATTACTGTAATCTGACTTGCCACTTCACCTAGAGTATGTCCGGTTTTTAATCCAAAAGACATTCCATACATAATATCAGATTCGGTACTTGCAGTGGCAACATCAGACCAATCCGCAGCAACATGCCCAGATGCATTTTGATACAGCCATTGATTGCCATCTGGGTTGTATGTTCTATAATAAATAAATGCTATTTCAAGTTCATCGTTTCCTTCTGACGGATTGAATAATGCATCATTTGTCTGATCACGCCATGCTACGGTGAGTTGTCGTTTATTTAAGGGATCCGTTATGTCCCATACTGTGAAAGGAACGTCAACAAATGGATTTGTCTCTTGAATCACATAAGCTGTACCTACACCACCAGTACGACGCATCCTATATGCCTTTTGAGTTTCTCCTGTTCCAAATTTAATCTCAATTGGGACCGAGTTTGCTGGATCAAAAGTTGTTTCAACATGACCAAGATAGTTTGGTAGATCAGTACCAATGGTAATAACACCAAGATCGTTACCAGTCGGATCGATAACCTGTGGTCCACCCGGTATTTCCCATCTGTATGCTTCCATCCATGTGTTATCTTTATCTAAGCTAAAAACCGACCTTACCGGATCTGGGACTGGTTGGAAATCATAAACTGCCCATTGGATACCATCTTTTTCGGGCCATTGATAAACATTTCCATCATAATTAGGACCAAGGTTTGTATATTTTAATAATATCGAATCACGGCTAAGCGAGGCATTTAACGATAGATCACGTAACATCCACCCTATCTTTGATCCTCCGGTTGTATCCACACTAATCTGATATGTGTGGCCCGTTAAGGATGAAGGATCGATAACCTTCGGTACGATTATAGCACTTGCCCTACCTGTTTTATGTATGATGTTTGTAGTTGTATCGCCATATGCCGCCGATAACCTTACTCCAGGTATTTTTGTAGGACGAACTGTTATGACCTTGAACGAACTCTCTAAAGTTTTAGGAACGCTCTCAAGATTATATGAATATGCTGTAACTACAAAATAATAATCTTTATCATTTAATAATTTATCGCCTGTATATTTATCACTTAATATCTGAATCGTTCGACGAACTTCTTTATCCGAGCCAGGTTTCACAACTTTTACAATCATTCCATATCTGGAATCATATACTAAGTCTGAAACTTCTTTCACATTGTTGACTATGTCATATATTGCGATCAAACGGGGATCTTCTCCGGATGTATTCGCGACCTGATAAACAGCGTATCCTTCGAAATCATAATAAGTATCTGAGGCACCACCTGAAGCGGCTAAAGTATCGAAAGCGGTAAAATGTTCGATGTCTGTAGCAAGAGCATCATTTTCACCCCATGATAAAACAACCTTATTTTCCAATCCAACCCCAACAACATCGGGGGCAGGCGGTGGTGGTGCGAGCGTGAAGTTAATATCATATGCAGTCTGTACTAATTTATCAGCATTCTTCAATGCTGTCACACTATTCTTAGCGCTATTACCTTGAGCAATAAGATTTCCTGCAACAATCTCTTGACTGTCACCAGGTGCCATATTGAATGGACCTGCGCTCATCATAAACCGTCGGTCACCACCAGCTTCACTTTCAATCCAATTAGTTAATGAGAGATCAAAATTTGGATCGCCCGGATACATGAACTTAGAAGGAAGATGAGTTGTGTCATCAAGAATAGCATCGCCATTTCTATCTAATCCTAACATGTAATTGTAAACTTCCTGACCATTGTTCGGATTTCCAAGCTTGGTTGCATCGTTGCTATATTTTAAATAAGAAGTCATTTTCAAGAATTTATATCCCGGAGCTATTCTACCATCAGGATATTTTGCCGTATCTGTTGGTAAACCCGGTACTACCGGACCTTGCAAGAAATCAAAACCAACTGCGGGTGGACTGCTACCATACACTCCATCATCAGGATCAGCATTGTATGTAAATCCGAGACCGAGAGTAGTATCGCATCCATCATAATCATCACCTGAATCGCCGAGGTCAGGATCAGCCCAGATTGAAACGTAGGCATCCTTGATATCACGTCCGCCTTTGTTAATAAGTTTCCATTTATAATATATGGTATTTCCCAGCGCGTCTGATCGATTAAATGCGAATGCAGTGAGTTGCACTTCGATACCGAGCGGAAGAGTATTCATATTGGTATGACGTAAAACATTATTGTCATTGAATACGGCAAAAATTGTCATATCTCCGATCAACTTTGGTACTTTAATACCATCAGCATCGTACTTCCAGGGTGCACCATCTTCGATAGGCCAATTCGCATAATCTAAATTATTGAGTGCATCGTCTCCGATTTTAATCTTATAGACTTTCCAGCGGGGATCTTCCGGATTAACACCTGCAGCTATTGGACCGGCGTCAAATTCATAGGCAAACTCAGCAACTGCAACACGGGGTGTATCATCAACTAATCCACCAAGCCATATTCCTGATGCATAAATCGCAGTATTGCCGGTTCCTTTGGGCCATTCGAAAGCCGAATTTCCGGTGCCGGGATCTCGATTGAATGATCCATTATTTCGAATCGCCGTCGAGATATTATTGACGTCGAAGATAACGTAATCTCCTCGTGTTGTAATATCAGACGGTTTATATAACTGTTTCTTATCCTTGTTATTAACGCGTTCTCCACTTATAAGCACCGTTGTGCTTAGCAACGTCAGCGCAATCAATAACATGATTGAAGCATAACATATTTTTTTCATGATTTGTCTTCTCCTAAATATTTTCTGAAGAATTTCTAATTAGCATATTATTTTTTTTCGCTTAATCAGATATTGCTTAATATTCAATCCGTAAACCAAGACGCAATTGTCGCGGTATTCCGTAATTTGCCGGATCATGTTCACGAGCCGTAAAAACATCAACCGCTTCCTGGCCATATCTTCCGGCCCATTCTTGCCCTTCACGTGTCGATAACCATCCTGAATTATCTGCTTCGCCTGTGCCACGATAAATTGTTCCGGCTAATCCAGCCGCAGAATATCCGTTACCAAATACATTCTTTGAGTTCAAAGCGTTCAGGACATAAAGCGATACTGTCATATTAAGTGGTCCTGCTGTAAAACTTCTGTCAACACGAAGGTCGATACGAGAAGTCCATGGGGTGTATGCTTGATTTACTCCACCTGCAGGTGGAACTTCTGTTACACCGCCAAAGAACGGATTAAATATCACGCTCCGAGTGTAAGGAACACCGCTTGTGAATGAGAAGAGTAAATTTATACCGGTTCGTTCAAAGATGAAAATATCTCCGAGCTTCGGACCTTCATTAGCCGGTAGTCTATAGTCTAAGTTGAGAGACCCGACATGTCTTCTATCAAAATCAAGTGGGGAAACCAACTTTGGATTTTCTGTTTGTATCCAGGAAATCCTTGATTGGGCTTGAGGATCAGATCCAGTTCCATTTGCAAATCCAAGTGTATAATTTAAAGTTGCGGCAAAATTCTTAGTTCGTCTAAGATCGAAAATTATATCAAAACCTTTCACAGTTCCGAAGTCAACATTTTCATAAGATTCGTAATTATTCGGGTAAGCGGCTTCTGTTTTAGAACCGAAATTGCGCGCTTGAATCAGGTCTTTTATTTCTTTATAAAAACCTGTAACAGTGATTGCAGAATTATCGCCAATCATCTGACGATATCCTATTTCGTAAGAAATTGTTCGTTCAGGTTTCAGATTAGGATTCGGGATTTGAGCGGAGAATGGAGAATCACCCATCATCCTGTCTTCCCATGTCTTACTTATTAAAACATTTTGTAGTGGAGGCATTTGCAAGAACGTTCCGTATTGAGCATGGAAATTCGCGCGGTCTGTTACCGGGAATGAGAATCCAAACCGAGGACTTATGGCTGTAAATCCTTTTGAATCTTCTAGATCATCGGCGCCAAAAACACCTCCACCGACTGTACCACGTTTTCCGAATGGATTATACGGATCTTTTACTACTTGCTCATTCGCATTGAAATAATCCATACGAAGACCAAGGTTCAATACTAAGTCAGACAATTCAATTTTATCTTGTAAATATCCGGCAAAATAAACTGGTGTCTTGGGTCCTTCTTTACGATTGGTGAAGAAATCATTCACATCACTTGCATCACCATCGTACTCAGATTTGCCGTCAAATGTGTAACCGTAATATTGGAAATTATTATTACGGTAACCATCCCAACCGGCATCTGCTCCGGTACTTGGAATTGCAAGCCCCATAGGATTTCCTGAATAGCGTCTAATCTTGTGAGCTCTGTATTCAAAACCGGCTTTGAGAAGATGAACACCTTCTTGTCGGTTTATATCTGCCTTGTATGTAAATATTTCAGATTTCGATTTTAAAAATTGGTCGTTTACCGCACCGAGTGCATCGATTGTGCTGAACACTCGGCCAGGATTTGTTCCAACGCTTGTTAATGCAGGATTCTTTGCCGTAGATCCGTATGATAACAGATCGTCGAACCAGACACCGTCACCTTGTTTGATATTCTCATTAAAATAACCGAATTGAACTTCATAGAAAGTATTCGGGTCGATATTATGAGTTAATCGTGCGAAAGCGGAGATAGTAGAATTATCAAATCTCAATTGATGATCTGCATTCCGGAATCGTCGTAAATTATCCCAGTTGCTTCCTGACCGATCATATATCATACCGCCGACCTTCACATCTAAAGTCGATATCGGTCTGAATACGAGTTTTCCGTTCCAGTTCCAACTTTTCGTCGTGGAATTGGCTTTGAAACCGCCAATCGCACGAGGATCATTATCTGTCAAATATTGACGTTCGCCTGTAAGATAGAAAGTCAACATATTATCATCGGGTATTACCGGTCCACCAAGTGCAAAAGTATAAATACTCTGACCAAATGTAGAAGTGTTCCCAACTTTTGTTTTCTGATAATGATCTGTGATAACTTCAGCAGCTGCGGTATATTTTGAACTTCCTTGCTTGGTGTTCAAATTAATAACACCAGACATTGCCGACCCATACTCGGCATTGAAACCGCCGGTTTGGATTTGGAGTTCTTCAATCGCATTTTGGTTTATGTTATTGAATGCAGCACTTGCGTTTCCGGAAAGAGGATTGTTCACACTAACTCCGTCAACGAGATAGCTGACTTCTTCAGACCTACCACCACGAATGTAGAGTAAGTTAGATCCTTCGTTCTTTACAACAGATGCTTGCAATGCTGCAACGTTTGCAGTTCCGCGAATCGGGAGAGTATTAATTTCATCTGCAGTTGTTACGCGAAGTGTGTTGGTTTGGTCTTTCTTTACCAACGGTCGGTCTGCTATAATTACGACCTGCGGTACCTGAACTGCTTCGGGCGGCAAGTCGAAATTTAATTCAGTTGTCAAACCGGTACTCACACGAACATTTGATATCGTAATAGTTTGATATCCGACGTAGCTGGATTTAACCACGTACGCTCCGGGTGGAACACCTAAAATTATAAAATGTCCTTCGATATCCGAAACGGCTCCTAATGTCGTTCCATCGACCGAGACATTAGCACTGACTAATGGTTCCTTTGTTTCTCTGTCAACGATTTTACCGGAAATTTTTCCGGTCTGTGCAAACAGCAAAACTGGCACCAGCAGTGCGACAAGAATAAACAGTAACTTCTTCAGCATATGCATGGATCCTTTCAGTTAATTGATTACGTATACCACGAATGTTGATTTTTATTATCTATAAAATTTATATTATTACAATCTTATTTGGGGGTGGTATAGATCTGAGAAAATATTGGTAAGATCATATTTTTTTCCACCCTGCATTTTAACACAATACTTATGTTTACACTGTTTTCTATCGAGTTAATTCTGAAGGAAATATACTAAATCCATTTCGGGTTGTCAAGTACTTTACTCTAAAAAAAGCCATTTTCTCAATTTTCGTAATTATTTCATCGAAATTGGTTAATAAACGCGAATAATGGAGACAATATAATTGGCACTTTTTTGTTTTTTTTAGTCACTTATTCATTATGATAATTTTCCCCCTTTTCCGACACGGCTAATTACTTCCGATAATGCCTTAAGAGCGATAGTTACATTTTTATCATCCTGAAAACCGATATGAGCGATCCGAAATATTTTATCTACATATTCGCCTTGACCCTTTGCGAAATAGATTGAATATTTTTTCCGGAGAATATCATGAAATATTTTTGATTCAATATTCGGAGGTAAAATCACTGTAGTCACTGCATCAGAAGGATATCTCGAAAATAATTTCAATCCTAATGAATCAACACCCGCACGAACTGCTTCAGCTCGGATTGAGTGATGATGCCATCTTGATTCGATTCCTTCTTCTTTAATCATCTCCAACGATGCATCTAATCCTTGTATCAAAGTAATAGCCGGAGTCCAAGGTGTATCATTTTTTAAATATGATTCGAGCGCTTTATTTAAATCAAAATAATATTTTGGAATTGAAGATGATTTTATCGACTCAATCGCGCGATCGCTCAACGCAATAAAAGCCAAACCCGGTGGAACCATTAAACCTTTTTGTGATGATGTTACACAAACATCTAACTCCCATTCATCAAATCTCAACTCCATACCACCCACAGAGCAAACTCCATCCACACAAACAAGAGCAGATGATTCATTGTGAATTATTTTTGATATTGAACGAATGTCTGTATATGTCCCCGTTGATGTTTCGCAATGGACGAGATAAACTGCCTTAGCATCCGGATGTTGTTGTAAAACATTTGATATATCTTCTGGTGAAGGTGCATCTCCCCATTCATAATGTAGTTCAATAACATTTAAACCGAAAGTTCTCGGCATCGCAACCCATCGCTCCCCGAATTTTCCATTGTTAACACTTATAATTTTATCACCTGGTGAGAACAAGTTGACAAATGTCGCTTCCATCGCACCGGTACCTGATGATGACAGCGTTAACACGGGTTGAGATGTTTGGAAGAGGTATTGAAGATTGGCATTCACTCTCTTGAATACAGCACGAAACTCATCACTCCTGTGGTGAATGATTGGTACTGCCATCCTCTTCATCACTTTTTCTGGGATCGGCGTGGGTCCGGGTGTAAATAAATATATTCTCCCCTGTTTAGGTTCTTTGGGCATATCTAATCGATCTATCGTTTGTACACTATCTTGCCGCCTACCATCGTCATTTCAACTTGGGTTGAATAAATTTCATTCTCTTTGCATTTCATCATATCGCGATCAATGATGGTCAAATCTGCCCACTTCCCTGCTTCAATTACACCTTTCATACTTTCTTGAAAAGCTCCGTACGATGGTGAACTTGAAAAAGATTTAAGGGCTTCAAGTCGTGACATTTTCTGTTCGGGGTACCAGCCGCCTTTCGGTTCACCATTTTGATGCTGCCGTGTAACGGCAGAATATAAACCGTAAAATGGATTAACAGATTCAACAGGGAAATCGGAGCCGCTTATAATCTCTGTGCCAGTGTCAAGAATCGATCTCCAGGCGTAAGCACCATGTATCCGTTCGGGTCCAATTCTTTTTTCAGCCCAATCCATATCGGATGTAGCGTGAGTTGGCTGCATACTCGGGAGAACACCCAATCGTTTAAACCTCGGTATATCGTTTTGAGCAAGAACCTGGACATGCTCAATTCGCCAACGATTTTGTTTTAACGAATCTGAATTCTTGGGGAGTACTTTTTCGTAAACATCGAGTGTAATCGAGTTAGCCCTATCACCAATGGCATGTGTGCAGACTTGAAATCCTTTTGCCAATGCGTTGCTGCAAACCGATTCCATTTCTTTTTCGCTCATCATAGTCAATCCGCGATTTCCCGGATCATCCGCATACTCGTCAAAAAAAGCCGCACCTCTTGATCCGAGCGCTCCATCCATATAAAGTTTAACTGTTCGTACGGTCAGCATTCCATCATTATGCCCGATCATCGGTCCTGTTTGTAAGAACTGGTTCCATGTTTCACTTGGATAATCGATCGCGGCATAAATCCGTATCGGACATTTCCCTTCATCAATTAACTTCTTGTAGATTTGGATTGTTTTGTCATCAACACCCATATCGTGGACTTCAGTTAAACCTAAAGATGCGCATTCGTTCATCGCGAGTAAAAGTCGCCGTTCAATATCTTCATCGGTTAGCGAGGGGATAATTTTATTCACAAACTCCATAGCATTATCAACGAGTATTCCGGTTGGATTTCCGTTCTTATCTCGTACAATTTTTCCACCTGCAGTGTCCTTTGTTGAAGCATCTATACCCGCAAGTTGTAGTGCCTTTGTATTTGCCCAACATGCGTGTCCATCCACTCTCCTTAAAAATACAGGACGATCACCTGATACTTTGTCTAACATTTCCTTCGTAGGGAATTGCTTAACCTGCCACGAATTTTGGTCCCATCCTCTTCCTAATATCCAATCTCCTTCTTTAGATTTTTTAATTCTTTCCGCTACCATCGTTACAATTTGCTCAGGTGATATTGTACCATTTAAATCAATGTTTTCTAATTTACCCCCCTCACCCAGAATGTGTGCATGTCCGTCAACAAGTCCGGGCAGAACAGTTTTACCTTTCAAGTCTATTACCTCTCGTGCAGAAAACACTTCACTCAGCCTCTCAGATTTGCCGACACCAACAATCATTGAACCCTGAATGGCAACTGCATCTACGATTGAGTTTTTTGAATCAGATGTATAAATATTTCCATTGATTAGAAGTTCATCTATTTCACGTGGCGATTTATTCATAAGAAAGTATATGATGATGATTAATAATACAGCAATGAGTGATATGAGTATTTTTTTCATGACCGAATCTCGATAACATGTTTTCGATAATTCATTAGGAGGGAATATAAAACAATTGCATCCGTTTTCAAAATTGCATTTCGATTGAGTTTTGGGTATGTTTTAAAAATCGAAAAGGAGAATAAATGGTTGAAAAAGAATTTTTAAAATTTGTTGAAATTACTAAACGACTGAGAAAAGAATGTCCATGGGACAAAGAGCAGACCCACACTTCAATAAGACACAGTTTGATTGAAGAGACTTACGAGGTGGTTGAAGCGCTTGATAATAACGATATGAATGAATTAAAGCGCGAGCTCGGCGATTTGCTTTTGCACGTTGTTTTCCACGCGAACATTGCAGAGGAAAAGAATGAATTCACACTCACAGAAGTAATCGACCTTATAAGCGCTAAACTTATCTTCCGGCACCCTCACATTTTCGGAGATACGAAGGTAAAAGATACAGACCAGATAATTCATAACTGGGAAAAATTGAAGATGAAAGAAGGACGGGAATCGTTGATGGACGGAGTTCCGAAAGAATTACCCGCACTTTTACGCGCTCATCGATTAACCGACAAAGCCGCCCGTGTTGGCTTTGATTGGGAGAAAAAAGAAGATGCTTGGAAAAAAGTTGATGAAGAGATGATTGAATTGCATCAGGCAATTGAACAGGGTGACCAAGAAAAGGTGGAAGAAGAATTTGGTGATCTGTTATTCGCGATGGTTAATTACTCCCGTTTTATAAAAGTCAACCCCGAAAATGCACTCAGGCAAACTGTTGATAAGTTTATTTCACGTTTTCAATATATTGAGAAACGATTAAAAGAGATGGGAAAAGATATTCACTCTTCGTCGTTGGAGGAGATGGATGGGCTGTGGAATGAGGCGAAACTTTTGAAATAAATTTCAACAGATTATTTATATGAACTGTTGAACGACCGATTTCCATATATATCATAATCGTCCGAAGATTCTGTCTGTTCCCGGTAGTTCGTATCCTATAATTCTATCAAATTAGAATGTTCCCCTATTTCGCAGCATTAACAAATACATAATTAAGAAAAACAAACCAAATGTGAGAATAATGTAAAGCAATGTATAAATAGCCCCACGTTTTTTCTCCTCCATTGTCTCCTCTTTAAATTGCTTTT contains:
- a CDS encoding amidohydrolase; translation: MKKILISLIAVLLIIIIYFLMNKSPREIDELLINGNIYTSDSKNSIVDAVAIQGSMIVGVGKSERLSEVFSAREVIDLKGKTVLPGLVDGHAHILGEGGKLENIDLNGTISPEQIVTMVAERIKKSKEGDWILGRGWDQNSWQVKQFPTKEMLDKVSGDRPVFLRRVDGHACWANTKALQLAGIDASTKDTAGGKIVRDKNGNPTGILVDNAMEFVNKIIPSLTDEDIERRLLLAMNECASLGLTEVHDMGVDDKTIQIYKKLIDEGKCPIRIYAAIDYPSETWNQFLQTGPMIGHNDGMLTVRTVKLYMDGALGSRGAAFFDEYADDPGNRGLTMMSEKEMESVCSNALAKGFQVCTHAIGDRANSITLDVYEKVLPKNSDSLKQNRWRIEHVQVLAQNDIPRFKRLGVLPSMQPTHATSDMDWAEKRIGPERIHGAYAWRSILDTGTEIISGSDFPVESVNPFYGLYSAVTRQHQNGEPKGGWYPEQKMSRLEALKSFSSSPSYGAFQESMKGVIEAGKWADLTIIDRDMMKCKENEIYSTQVEMTMVGGKIVYKR
- a CDS encoding TonB-dependent receptor, which produces MLKKLLFILVALLVPVLLFAQTGKISGKIVDRETKEPLVSANVSVDGTTLGAVSDIEGHFIILGVPPGAYVVKSSYVGYQTITISNVRVSTGLTTELNFDLPPEAVQVPQVVIIADRPLVKKDQTNTLRVTTADEINTLPIRGTANVAALQASVVKNEGSNLLYIRGGRSEEVSYLVDGVSVNNPLSGNASAAFNNINQNAIEELQIQTGGFNAEYGSAMSGVINLNTKQGSSKYTAAAEVITDHYQKTKVGNTSTFGQSIYTFALGGPVIPDDNMLTFYLTGERQYLTDNDPRAIGGFKANSTTKSWNWNGKLVFRPISTLDVKVGGMIYDRSGSNWDNLRRFRNADHQLRFDNSTISAFARLTHNIDPNTFYEVQFGYFNENIKQGDGVWFDDLLSYGSTAKNPALTSVGTNPGRVFSTIDALGAVNDQFLKSKSEIFTYKADINRQEGVHLLKAGFEYRAHKIRRYSGNPMGLAIPSTGADAGWDGYRNNNFQYYGYTFDGKSEYDGDASDVNDFFTNRKEGPKTPVYFAGYLQDKIELSDLVLNLGLRMDYFNANEQVVKDPYNPFGKRGTVGGGVFGADDLEDSKGFTAISPRFGFSFPVTDRANFHAQYGTFLQMPPLQNVLISKTWEDRMMGDSPFSAQIPNPNLKPERTISYEIGYRQMIGDNSAITVTGFYKEIKDLIQARNFGSKTEAAYPNNYESYENVDFGTVKGFDIIFDLRRTKNFAATLNYTLGFANGTGSDPQAQSRISWIQTENPKLVSPLDFDRRHVGSLNLDYRLPANEGPKLGDIFIFERTGINLLFSFTSGVPYTRSVIFNPFFGGVTEVPPAGGVNQAYTPWTSRIDLRVDRSFTAGPLNMTVSLYVLNALNSKNVFGNGYSAAGLAGTIYRGTGEADNSGWLSTREGQEWAGRYGQEAVDVFTAREHDPANYGIPRQLRLGLRIEY
- the mazG gene encoding nucleoside triphosphate pyrophosphohydrolase, with product MVEKEFLKFVEITKRLRKECPWDKEQTHTSIRHSLIEETYEVVEALDNNDMNELKRELGDLLLHVVFHANIAEEKNEFTLTEVIDLISAKLIFRHPHIFGDTKVKDTDQIIHNWEKLKMKEGRESLMDGVPKELPALLRAHRLTDKAARVGFDWEKKEDAWKKVDEEMIELHQAIEQGDQEKVEEEFGDLLFAMVNYSRFIKVNPENALRQTVDKFISRFQYIEKRLKEMGKDIHSSSLEEMDGLWNEAKLLK
- a CDS encoding alanine--glyoxylate aminotransferase family protein; the protein is MPKEPKQGRIYLFTPGPTPIPEKVMKRMAVPIIHHRSDEFRAVFKRVNANLQYLFQTSQPVLTLSSSGTGAMEATFVNLFSPGDKIISVNNGKFGERWVAMPRTFGLNVIELHYEWGDAPSPEDISNVLQQHPDAKAVYLVHCETSTGTYTDIRSISKIIHNESSALVCVDGVCSVGGMELRFDEWELDVCVTSSQKGLMVPPGLAFIALSDRAIESIKSSSIPKYYFDLNKALESYLKNDTPWTPAITLIQGLDASLEMIKEEGIESRWHHHSIRAEAVRAGVDSLGLKLFSRYPSDAVTTVILPPNIESKIFHDILRKKYSIYFAKGQGEYVDKIFRIAHIGFQDDKNVTIALKALSEVISRVGKGGKLS